One window of the Candidatus Nanopelagicales bacterium genome contains the following:
- the ffh gene encoding signal recognition particle protein: protein MFASLSDRLAATFKNLRGKGRLSEADVDETVREIRIALLDADVALPVVRAFCATVKERALSAEVSGALNPAQQVVKIVHEELVAVLGGETRRLRLAKTPPTVILLAGLQGSGKTTLAGKLAHSLRGQGHTPLLVAADLQRPNAVDQLKVVGERAGVAVYAPQPGNGVGDPVVVARDSVRLAKDKLHDVVIVDTAGRLAIDAELMEQLRQVRDAVTPDEVLLVVDAMIGQDAVRTAEAFAEGVGFDGVVLTKLDGDARGGAALSVVTVTERPIMYASTGEKLEDFETFHPDRMASRILDMGDVLTLIEQAEKAFDAEQAAAMAQKVATGEDFTLEDFLQQMQAVKKMGSLGKLLGMLPGMGDVKAQLDQIDDRDLDRVSAIIQSMTPAERSDPKILNGSRRARIARGSGSQVSDVNNLIERFGEAQKMMRQMRGGRGMPGMPGMPGMPGMGGGGGKKARGRSGSAPKSKKGRSGNPAKRAAQEKSVTQAKLDAPVGGLSEADAEKALGELPPEFRDLLGGR, encoded by the coding sequence GTGTTCGCCTCCCTGTCCGACCGCCTGGCCGCCACGTTCAAGAACCTGCGCGGGAAGGGCCGGCTGTCCGAGGCCGACGTCGACGAGACCGTGCGCGAGATCCGCATCGCGCTGCTCGACGCCGACGTGGCCCTGCCCGTGGTGCGCGCGTTCTGCGCCACCGTCAAGGAACGGGCGCTGTCCGCGGAGGTGTCGGGCGCTCTCAACCCGGCCCAGCAGGTCGTCAAGATCGTGCACGAGGAGCTGGTGGCCGTCCTCGGCGGGGAGACCCGTCGGCTGCGGCTGGCCAAGACCCCGCCGACGGTGATCCTGCTGGCGGGTCTGCAGGGCTCCGGCAAGACCACCCTCGCCGGCAAGCTGGCGCACAGCCTGCGCGGACAGGGGCACACGCCGCTGCTGGTGGCGGCCGACCTGCAGCGGCCCAACGCCGTCGACCAGCTGAAGGTGGTGGGGGAGCGCGCCGGGGTCGCGGTCTACGCGCCGCAGCCGGGCAACGGCGTCGGCGACCCCGTCGTCGTCGCGCGCGACTCGGTACGGCTGGCGAAGGACAAGCTGCACGACGTCGTCATCGTCGACACCGCCGGTCGGCTGGCGATCGACGCGGAGCTGATGGAGCAGCTGCGCCAGGTGCGCGACGCGGTGACGCCGGACGAGGTCCTGCTCGTGGTCGACGCCATGATCGGCCAGGACGCCGTGCGCACCGCGGAGGCGTTCGCGGAGGGCGTCGGGTTCGACGGCGTCGTCCTCACCAAGCTCGACGGCGACGCCCGCGGCGGTGCCGCCCTGTCGGTCGTGACGGTCACCGAGCGGCCGATCATGTACGCGTCCACCGGCGAGAAGCTGGAGGACTTCGAGACCTTCCACCCCGACCGGATGGCCTCGCGCATCCTCGACATGGGCGACGTGCTCACGCTCATCGAGCAGGCGGAGAAGGCGTTCGACGCCGAGCAGGCGGCGGCGATGGCGCAGAAGGTCGCCACCGGCGAGGACTTCACCCTGGAGGACTTCCTCCAGCAGATGCAGGCCGTGAAGAAGATGGGCAGCCTGGGCAAGCTGCTCGGGATGCTGCCCGGCATGGGCGACGTCAAGGCCCAGCTGGACCAGATCGACGACCGCGACCTGGACCGGGTGTCCGCGATCATCCAGTCGATGACGCCGGCCGAGCGGTCGGACCCGAAGATCCTCAACGGCTCGCGGCGGGCCCGCATCGCGCGCGGCTCGGGCAGCCAGGTCAGCGACGTCAACAACCTGATCGAGCGGTTCGGCGAGGCGCAGAAGATGATGCGCCAGATGCGCGGCGGCCGGGGGATGCCGGGGATGCCCGGGATGCCGGGGATGCCGGGGATGGGTGGCGGCGGGGGCAAGAAGGCCCGCGGCCGCTCCGGGTCGGCGCCGAAGTCCAAGAAGGGGCGCTCCGGCAACCCGGCCAAGCGGGCGGCGCAGGAGAAGTCGGTTACGCAGGCGAAGCTGGACGCGCCGGTGGGCGGGCTGAGCGAGGCCGACGCCGAGAAGGCCCTCGGCGAGCTGCCGCCGGAGTTCCGCGACCTCCTCGGCGGCCGCTGA
- the rpsP gene encoding 30S ribosomal protein S16: MAVKIKLKRLGKIRQPQYRIVVADSRTKRDGRAIEEIGLYHPMEQPSLIQVDSERVQYWLGVGAQPTESVTAILKVTGDWQKFKGLPGAEGTLQMPAAKPDRKALYEAAAKEAADEPATEATTPKAKRVAKAEEADLEAAATQQAEETAGVEAMTEAEAVVEQAAEEVVAEAAVAEAAADEAAAESAESSEA; the protein is encoded by the coding sequence GTGGCAGTCAAGATCAAGCTCAAGCGGCTCGGCAAGATCCGCCAGCCCCAGTACCGCATCGTCGTCGCCGACTCCCGCACCAAGCGGGACGGTCGCGCGATCGAGGAGATCGGCCTGTACCACCCGATGGAGCAGCCCAGCCTCATCCAGGTGGACTCCGAGCGGGTGCAGTACTGGCTCGGCGTCGGCGCCCAGCCGACCGAGTCGGTGACCGCGATCCTCAAGGTGACCGGCGACTGGCAGAAGTTCAAGGGCCTCCCGGGCGCCGAGGGCACCCTGCAGATGCCCGCCGCCAAGCCGGACCGCAAGGCCCTGTACGAGGCCGCCGCCAAGGAGGCCGCGGACGAGCCGGCCACCGAGGCGACCACCCCGAAGGCCAAGCGCGTCGCCAAGGCCGAGGAGGCCGACCTCGAGGCCGCCGCGACCCAGCAGGCCGAGGAGACCGCCGGCGTCGAGGCCATGACCGAGGCCGAGGCCGTCGTCGAGCAGGCCGCCGAGGAGGTCGTCGCCGAGGCGGCGGTCGCCGAGGCCGCCGCTGACGAGGCCGCCGCCGAGTCCGCCGAGTCCTCCGAGGCCTGA